From Candidatus Edwardsbacteria bacterium, the proteins below share one genomic window:
- a CDS encoding Rrf2 family transcriptional regulator, whose product MLITKRNEYALQAMIILARQEKGRPLAASALAKQLKTTPAFMSKIAQQLAKSGLLTTKRGKAGGLFLGRPASRILVKDIFAAVDGALSVSVCMNQGRCNHHVCPIYPALTKLQKDLDDKLNLAKLSTFI is encoded by the coding sequence ATGCTGATCACTAAAAGAAACGAATATGCCCTGCAGGCCATGATCATTCTGGCCCGGCAGGAAAAAGGGCGGCCCCTGGCGGCCTCGGCCCTGGCCAAGCAGCTAAAGACCACCCCGGCCTTCATGTCCAAGATCGCCCAGCAACTGGCCAAATCCGGCCTATTGACTACCAAGCGAGGGAAAGCCGGCGGGCTTTTTTTGGGCAGGCCGGCAAGCAGAATACTGGTCAAGGACATCTTCGCGGCGGTGGACGGTGCCCTGTCGGTCAGCGTCTGCATGAACCAGGGGCGTTGCAATCATCATGTCTGCCCGATATATCCTGCTCTTACGAAATTGCAGAAGGATCTGGATGATAAATTGAACTTGGCTAAACTTTCAACCTTTATTTGA